The following nucleotide sequence is from Halogeometricum borinquense DSM 11551.
TCCGGTCGTCTTCTTTCCACTCGCCGAGTTCCTTCGGGTCGATGTGGACGAACACGTCGTCCACTTCGGGGAGTTCTCCGATCGATTCGACGACTTTGCTTTCGATATCGTGAGCCTCGAACAGCGTCATATCGCCTTCCACCTCGATGTGGAGGCTCACGTCGATTTCCGGACCGACGTAGTGAGCGACCACGTCGTGTGCGCCTTTCACCTCCGGGTGTTCGAGCGCGCGGCTGAGAATCTCGGCCGTCAGTTCGTCCGGCGGTGCCGCGCCCACGAGATAGTTCACGTTGTCGCGGACGATTTCGTACCCCGTGTAGATGATGCCGAGCGAGACGACGCCTGCGGCGATGGGGTCGAGGATCGGAACGCCTGCACTGGCACCGAGGACGCCGACGAGAGCGGCACCGGCCGTGAGGATGTCGTTTCGGTTGTCGAGTGCCGTCGCAATGATGGCGGGTGAATGCGTTTGTTCCCCAACCCGGAGGCAGTAGCGATAGAGGCCGTACTTTACGCCGCCGGAGACGACGAGGACAGCGACGCCCGTAACACCGGCAGATCCGCCGTACGTGCCGTTCAATACGGATGTGCTGGCGTTCCAGAGGACGCCCGCACCGGCGGCGAAGACGCCGACCGCGACGAACAGCGAGACGAACGGTTCGATTCGCTCGTGTCCGTGGGGGTGTTCGAAGTCCGGCGGTTGCGTCGTCAGGTAGAGACCGGCCAGAACGATGACGCTGTAGACGGCGTCGGACGCACTGTTGACGGCCTCGGAACCGACGGCGAGGCTCCCGGTCGTCCACCAGACGCCCGCTTTCGCCAGCGCGAGACCGACGTTCACTGCGAGGATGACGAGCCCGACCCGTCGCATCACTCGGCTTCGGTCTCCATTCATCACCGAACCGTACCGACGGCAGGCAAATGATGTTTCCTACTCGCCACCGGCGGTGCAGTTCAGTTTGCCCGCCACCGCTGACAAAACCGGTTCAGCTGTCGGACGGGAACTCGAAGTCGAGTTCGACGGCGTCGTTCGAACCGTCTACGCTGGCACCTTCTTGGGCGGCAAACGCCTCGTGGAGGCGGTCGAACGTATCATCGAGGGCTTCGACGATGACCTTCGTGTCGCCGATGACGGGCATGAAGTTCGTATCGCCGTTCCACCGGGGAACGATGTGCGTGTGCAGGTGATCCTCGATGGATCCGCCAGACGCGCCGCCACCGAGGTTCTCACCGGCGTTAGCGGCGTCCGGTCCGAGAGCGTCGTTGAGGGCATCCACTGTCCGTGCTTTCAGTCGCGCGTGATCCAACAGTTCCTCGTCTGATAAGTCGCTCCACGACCCGGAGTGCCGATACGGGATGACCATCACGTGACCGGGATTGTACGGATAGTTGTTCAGTAGGACGAACGAGTGATCGCTCCGCGCGACGACGCGGTTTTCTCTGTCGTCGTCCGCGTCGGGGAGGGCACAGAACGGGCAGGCGTCGCCGCCGTCCGCGTCACTCTCGCCGTCGCGTTCCACCCATTCAATACGCCACGGGGCGAAAATTTGATCCATATCCCCCAATCGGAACTGACAGATTTAGTGGCGACGAATTAGTGGCGGTAGATCAGCGGTACCGAAGTCGCAGGAGAGACGTGACGATTACTCGGTCAGAATCTCACAGCCGTCTTCGGTGACGATGATCGTGTGTTCGGCCTGACTCACGAGTTCACCGTCGTCTTCCTTCAGGACGGGGTAGCCGTGCAGGACGTTCTGCTGTTTGAGACGCTGGATAGCGATATCAGCACGCGGGGCGTCGATCCACCGCGCGGCGAACGGGAGCGTCTTGTACTCGTCTTTGACCTGTTCGAGAACCTGTCGCGCCGAGCGGTTGCGGACCGACCGGTCGCGTTCGAGGCTGTAAATCTCCTCTTTTGCACCTTCGGTGACTTTGCCGGATCCCGTCGTGGCGAACGGTTCGATAGCGACCACGTCGCCGACTTCGAACTCGATGCCGCGTTCTGCGCCGCGGTTCGGAACGTTCGGACCCGTGTGGGCGTCCCACTGTTCGACGCCGTGCCCGGAGAGGTTCAGGACGGGCGTGTAGCCGTACCCGCGAATCACGTCTTCGATCTCCGCGCCGACGGCACCTGTCTGGACGCCGGGGGCGACGGCATCGAGGGCGGCGTCAAGCGCCTCCTCTGCGGCTTCTTTCAGTTCGGCGTTACCGGAGAGGTCCACTGTGACCGCCGCGTCGGCGATGTAGCCGTCCACGTGGACGCCGCAGTCGAGACAGACCATGTCCTCGCCGAACTCGGTCTCGTCGTCGCGCCCCGGACTCGCGTGCGACGCTTCCTCGTTCACGCTGATGTTGACCGGGAACGCACAGCCGTCTGCGAGTTCGTAGATTCTGTCTTCGGCGTACTCGGCGACTTCCAAATGCGTCACGCCCGGTTCGACCATCTCGGCCGTCTCGTCGAGAACCTGCCGGAGGATCTGTCCCGCCTCCCGGTATTTCTCGACCGTCTCCTCGTCGAGGGGTCCGATGCTCATGCCCTCTCGTTTGCGCGAGCGAATGAAAGAGGTTGCGGACCCCGCTCCGTCCGCCGAACACGGCGATTCGAGAGGGAACGCTGTGGGTGTTCGAGTCGGCTCTGACGCTGCGAGCAACCTGCACCGGACAGAGTTTCGATTCCTCGCGTGTCTATATACCGCACATACGCGCTCCTAGCAACGGTTTATTAGCTTCGTACCATCCCGTCAGAGGAAACGATGAGTCAGCCAAGGTTCGACGCGGACGTACCACACCGACGAATCGACGTGGACGACTGGGACGGCGTCTACGTCGTCGGCGACGTCCACGGATGCCGGGCGGAATTGGAGCAACTGCTTGACGAACTCGGCGTCACGGAGGACGATTTGGTCGTCTTCGTCGGCGACTTGGTCCGCAAGGGTCCCGACAGCGCAGGCGTCGTCTCGTTGGTTCGCAATGCGGACAACATGTTCACCGTCCGCGGCAACAACGAGGAAAAGCTCATCCGCGGGACGAAGGAACTCGATGCACTCTCCGGAGAGCAACTAGCGTGGATTCGGAACCTCCCCGTCGCCATCTCGTGGGAAGATTCGCTCGTTGTCCACGGCGGCGTGGACCCGCGGAAACCGTTGGCTGACCACACCATCGATGAGTTAGAGAACGTCCGAGCACTTTCCGATGCGGACGGCGAACCCTACTGGTGGGAAGTGTACCAAGGACCGTCCCGCGTTTTCTTCGGCCATACGCCGCTGTCTGCCCCTGTCGCCCGTCGTCACGCCGTCGGACTCGACACCGGGTGCGTCTACGGCAACGAACTCACCGCTTACGACTGGCGCGAGGACGAGTTCGTCACCGTCGCTCCCGATAAGACGGTACAAGAACGCGCGGAGTCCAAGTGGGTCAAACCGGTCGTCGTCCCGATGCAGTGAACGGTGTTGTGAGATAACGCACCTGCCGTTCGTTTGTGCCTGTTTGTGAGTGAGACCAGTCCTACGCGGCGTTTGCCTCGGGAGACGCATCGGCATCGTCTTCGTCGAGGAGCAACACGGTGTACTGCCCCGAAAGCCACGCGAGACCGTTCAGGATGTTCAACGTCACGATACCGAGGATCACGCCGAGTCCGGCAACAGCAAGCGCCTCCGAGAGCGTCGTCACCTGCCACGAGGTGAGTCGGAAAGCGGTACGGACGCCGACAAGGAGACCGTCCCAGCCGAGGAGCATCTGGGGTCTGAAGACGGCCGGTTCGGAGGTGACGATGCCGACGTACACGCCCGGTTGGTCGTAGACGAACGGGATCATGAGAAACGAGACGGCCGTCGTGAGAAGCGACATAATGGCGGTAAAGGAGATAAGTCCCAAGATGAGTTTGCTGGCCAGATAGAAGACCGCCTTCCACGTCCGCTGGCTGACGACGAGTTGTTTCACTCGTTCGACGAGCGGGCCGTCGCTGGATGTCGTCGGTGAACGAACCGAGACGCCCAACAGGAGCGTCGCTAGTTTCCGTTCGACGGAAGCGAGACCGAGCGCGGCCGCGAGGACGAACAGGAGGATTGGGATCCCGATGACGACGAACGTGAGACTGACGCCGACGCTAAAGCCGATAGAGAAGAACAGAAAGTAGAGCAGACCGAGCGGAAACGCCAGTGAGAGATACAGCAGATTCCGGTACGTTTGGAGCCGCAGTGGCGCGGTAACCGCTGACCGGACAGAAAGCGTCGGCCCAACTGACGCGCCGGAAAGAGCGTCGCTTAACATGGTTTACGAGTGACACTCTCGCCGGGAGAAATAAACGTTCCGCGCAGTCGCTGAGCGAGAAAGTGACCGAACACTGTTACAGAGAGCGGCGTCAATGCCCCTGACGGAGCCGGATACGTGTGGAACATCAGCAGCCGCCATCGCTGCCAAATCAGCCATCGTCACTCTCTCAGCCGTCGTCGTGAGTTGCGTCCGAGGTGTACAGGTTTTTATCGAATGACAGGAAAGCAGGAATCGATGAGTACGGGCGACCGGGACACGGACGAGGAACTCGTAAGTCTCCTCGACGACCGGTACGCCCGCGAAATACTGGTCGAGACCCGTGAGGAACCACGGTCGGCCGACGCACTCAGCGAGGCGTGTGACGCGTCAGCTTCGACCATATACCGTCGCATCGAACGACTCCGCAAGCACGACCTGTTGGAGGGACAGCAGCGACTCGACCCGGACGGACACCATTACGAGGTGTACGCCGCACGCCTCCGCAAGGTTACGATTGAACTGACGCCCGACGGGTTCACCGTGACGGTCGATTGCGAGGAGGACGAGGAAACGGCCGCAGATCGGTTCACAAGCCTGTACGAGGAGTTGTCCGGAACATGATAGGCCAAGTGTCGGTAACGGGCGGGTCAGCTCCGGTGGTTCTCTCCGTCTTTACCCTGTTTGCAGCCTCGCTCGTCCTCTCGGTGTTGGTGACGTATCGCTTCGCACGCGGCTACCTCCGGACGGGAACTCGTCCGCTGTTACAACTGGCCGTTGGGATGCTCCTGCTTGCGGTGGTCCCGATACTTCTCAGAGTCTCTCTGACGACCGCTGGTATCGATTCGAATATGCGCATTCTCGCAACGAGCGTCAGCGAGTTGTTCGGTCTCCTGACTATCCTGTACACGATTTACGACCAATGACAATAGCCGTACTCTCCACCGTCACGACCGCACTCACCGTCGTCGTCGGCGTGTTCGTCGCGTCGCTGGCCTACCGCGGCTACCGTCGCAACGACAGCGAGACGATGCGTGCGCTCGTCGTCGGTATCGTCCTCATCGCTGTCGTTCCCGGTCTCGCCACGACCGGTCTGCCGGCCGTCGTGGAGGTAAACGACGCGGGAGTCCTCCTTGTCGCCCTTCTATCGCACACGCTTGGCCTCGTCGCAATCTATCGTTCGCTGGACTAATCGTATTTATATTTTTAGACGAGTTGCCCGCCCGGCGAGTCGTCGGGAGTGTATACCACCTTCTTGACCGATGTATCGAGTAGAGGCAGATGACAGACACAGCATCTTCCACCGACAAAGGACTGATACGCCGATTTTTCGGCGTTCCGTTCCGCGTACAGACGTACAAGAACCTGGTGTATCTCGCGCTCGGCTTCCCGTTCGGACTCGTCTCGTTCGTCACGTTGACATCCGGACTGACTGCCGGAGCGGGGCTTTCGGTAACGCTCATCGGCATTCCCATTCTTTTGGCGACCATCGCCGCGGGAACTGCCTTGGCGAGCGTCGAGGCCGGACTGACTCGCGCCCTTGTCGGCGTGAACGCGTCGCCGCCTAAGGCTGCCGCTGCTGTCTCGAACGGAACCGCGTCCGATGACGATATCATGGCGGCGATCAAGCGGTTCCTCGCCGAGCCGTCGACATGGACGAGCCTCCTCGTCGCCTTCCTGTGGTTCATCTTCGGACTCGTCGGATTCGTCGCCCTGACGACGCTCTCGTCGCTGTCCCTCTCGATGCTCGGTGCGCCCGTACTCCACCTCTTCGCGCCGGGCGTGGATATGATGGTCGGCCCGTACGTCGTCGATACGCTGTCGGAGTCGGCCGCACTCACCGCCGTCGGTATCCCCCTGACGCTCGTCTCCCTCCACGCATTGAACGCGCTCGCGTACGCCTTCGGTCGTATCACGGCCTCGCTTCTCAACGTGGGCCAAACGGCCGAGAACTGATCTCCCGGTTCAGTTGCGTACCGCAGAAGAGTGATTTTGACGACCGACGACCGAGTTTCAGAACAATCGTCTACGAGATTTTCACGTCGCCGTTTTCCGACTGGACGCGGAGCGTCGGACCACCGTCACCGACGGTACCCGACACGTGTTCGTCCGAGACTTCTGAGTCGTCGAGCGTCGCAGAGACGGATACGTCGCCGTGAGCGGTCTTCCCGACGACGCGGGCGTTGAGTGACTCACCGAGCGACGCCCGGGCATCACCGTTTTCCGTCTCGATACGGGTATCAGACCGCAGGGCGGAGACCTCGGCGTCTACATCCCCGTTCTTCGAGCTCACACCGAGGATACCGTCGCACGACTCCGTTCGCGCGTCCCCGTCCGTCGTGTGGACCCGAACGAATCCCTTGACACCGATGGCAGTCGCATCGCCGTCCTCGGTTCGAACATCGGCGTCTCCTGTCGTCTTGCGGGCGGTGGCGTCGCCGTCCTTGGTTCGAACATCGGCGTCCCCTGTCGTCTTGCGGGCGGTGGCGTCGCCGTCCTTGGTTCGAACGACGACGTTACCCGTCGTTTCGTGGGCCATCGCATCGCCGTCCTCGGTTCGAACATCGGCGTCTCCTGTTGTCTTGCGGGCGGTGGCGTCGCCGTCCTTGGTTCGAACGACGACGTTACCCGTCGTTTCGCGGGCCGTCGCATCGCCGTCCTCGGTTCGAACGACGAGGGACTCGCTCGAATCCGAGTCGGAGCGACTCCCGGGTCCGACGAGGTCCTCCACGAGCACGTCACCGTTCTCCACTCGCGCCGATTCGACAACGATGGACGGATGGGCTTCGACCCGAAGTTGGACCGTCGGCAACGACCACAGTCTGATTCCGTCCTCGGTCTGGGTTCGCACGGTAGCCCGACCCTCTTCCGCCGTTGCTGAGAACGCCACCGCAGAGAGCGAACTGAGTATCGAGGACGACTTCTTTTCGACGTGCGCCCGAACGGTCCGCTCAGAAAGGTCGTCGTTCGGCGTGACCGTCACGTTACCGACATCGGCGGCAACCACTACTGATTGTACGTCCGTCAGGGTCTTTTCGTCCGTATCTCGCTTGCCGACGAACGGCCTTACTTTACCGGTACAGCCCGACAGTCCGCCGATTCCGATAGCAGCAGCCGATAGAAATGCGCGGCGGCGGAGGGAGGGACTGCGAGAAACGTCAGTGGTAGCGTCGTCCATACCGACTGTATCTTGTCGAAGTGTCACTTCAATATCCCCCGTTCGTTGCTGATTGGACGACCGACCCCCACGTATTATATGGGAGAAACTGCGCTCAGGGGAGTACCGATGCAACGAGTGTTCGCAGATACTCGATTTCTTCGGGGAAAATGCCGTGTCCACGGCCCTCGTACAGATCGAACCTCGTGTCGGCGTCCATCCGGTCGAACGCCGCGATGGTTTCCTCCGCACGCGATTGGGGCACGTGCGGGTCGTCGTCGCTCACGCCGAGGAAGACCGGTGTGCCCGCCATCGATCCCTCGAAGTCGAATGCCGCTCCCTCAGGTCCGACGAATCCGCCCGAGAGAAGGACAACACCGCCGTAGCGACTTGGGTGCTGCGCCACGTACGAGGAGGCGAGACAGGCACCCTGCGAGAAGCCGACGAAGATGATCTTCTCGTCGTCGAGGCCAGTCGTCTCGCGCGCCTGTTCGACTGCCCGATTGAGATGCAACAGCGCCGACTGGTAGTGCGGTTGGTTCGACTCGGTCGGTGCCATAAACGAGTTCGGGTACCACGTTCCGCGCTGGGCCTGTGGAGCGACGTAGTGGACACCGTCATCGTGGAACTCATCTGCAAATGCTAGCATTCCGCGCGCTGTCGCACCGCGGCCGTGGACGAGAACGACGACGGCTTCGGCGTCTTCTGGCTCTGTGCCCCCAGTCAGAATCGGCTGGTCAGCGTGTGGATCAGCGGCCGACATCAGTTGGACACCTCTCCGGCGACGGCATCGAGTGGTGGCAGGTGCGCCGCAATCTCCTCGCGGTCGTCCGCCAACCACGGGGGAAGTTTGAGTTCGGAGCCGAGCGATTCGACCGACTCGTCGGCGGTGAATCCGGGCCCGTCGGTGGCTATCTCGAACAGCACGCCCCCGGGTTCGCGGAAGTAGATCGACTCGAAGTACTGCCGGTCTTTCTGCTGTGTGACGTACTGCCCCGCCGCAGTGAGTTTTTCGCGCCATTCCATCTGCGTCTCCGTGTCGGGCGCGCGAAACGCGACGTGGTGAACCGTCCCGGTACCGGGGCGGCCGCGAGGCGGTTCCCGTTTCAGCAGGTCTACGACGGTTGCTCTGTCGCCGTGGGCGACGTAGCGCACGCGGTCGTCCGCTTCGTCGCCGCGTTCGAATCCGAGGAGTTCGAGGACGCGACCCGTCGCATCGGGGGCTTTAGATTGGAGCGTCACGCCGAAGAACCCGCGAATCGCGGCCGCTTCGGGAACTGGGCCGCCTACCCACGGTTCGATATCCGTCTTCCCTTCGATCAGTTCGAGCGGCTGACCGTCGTCGTCCTCGAACGGGAGCACCTCCGCACCGAATCGGTCTTCGACTTCGCCGACGGTCACATCGTGATCGGCGAATCGCTCCCGCCAGTAGTCAAGGCTCCCTTCGGGGACGGCAAACGACGTTGCGACTGCCTGTCCACGGCCGGGACGACCGGGGCGGCCTTCTCCGAACGGGAAGAACGTCAGAGCGGTTCCGGGCGACCCCGTCTCGTCACCGTAATAGAGGTGATACGTGTGCGGGTCGTCGAAGTTGACTGTGCGCTTGACGAGGCGAAGTCCGAGAACGTCAGTGTAGAATCGGACGTTCTCGTTCGGATCGTCCGCAATCGCGGTGACGTGGTGGATTCCTGTTGTGTTCATCGTGATCGAGGACTGGCGCGTTGCCAGTTTCACTCTGATACTTAGTACGGAACCGAAACCATATGTACGTTCCCGGACGTACGGGACACCAGGTGACACGAATGCCCCCGGAAGCAGACGACAAATACAACGAGCAGGCGTGCAGCGTCATCGACTCCATCCAACAGATCGGTTCGCAGTGGCGACTTATCGTCCTGCACGACTTACAGGACGGTGAAAAGCGGTTCAACGAACTGAAACGCTCTACCGGATCGAGTTCGCGGACGCTCTCGCGCGTCCTCGACGACTTACAGGAACTCGGATTCGTCTCGCGGCGACTCGAAGAGGATGCCCCCGTGGCGACGTACTACTCACTCACGCCGAAAGGCGAGTCGCTCGCACCCGTCTTCGATGAGATAAACTGCTGGGCCGACGAGTGGTTGACCGAGACGCCCGCGGGCGAGGATCCAGCAACAGTCGATGGCGAAAGCGAGCACGCCGAGACGGCGACCGCCGAAAGCGAGTAACTCGTCGGATCCGGGGGTCAGTCGCTCTGTTCGGCACCCGAATCCTCGCCACGGCGGGCGCGGAGACCTTGTCTCGTAAACTGTGGGTCACCGCGAACACGAACGCCGCGTTCGCCTCGGAACGCCCGATAGAGGAGGAACGCGAGCGGTGGGACGCCGAGGGCGACGACGCCAGCGGTGAGTTGGTTCTCTAACGCGTACAAGAGGGTTACAGCGAGGAGGTTGCCGCTCAAGAGGATGCCCGAAACGATCTTTTTCCCGAACGCGGTGACGGCGTCGGAGTCTTCGAGGACGACGTTCACCCGCACGTCCTCGCGCTCGACCAACCCGAGCACCGAGTTCAGTTTCGGCGGTACTGATAGAAC
It contains:
- a CDS encoding DUF4097 family beta strand repeat-containing protein: MDDATTDVSRSPSLRRRAFLSAAAIGIGGLSGCTGKVRPFVGKRDTDEKTLTDVQSVVVAADVGNVTVTPNDDLSERTVRAHVEKKSSSILSSLSAVAFSATAEEGRATVRTQTEDGIRLWSLPTVQLRVEAHPSIVVESARVENGDVLVEDLVGPGSRSDSDSSESLVVRTEDGDATARETTGNVVVRTKDGDATARKTTGDADVRTEDGDAMAHETTGNVVVRTKDGDATARKTTGDADVRTKDGDATARKTTGDADVRTEDGDATAIGVKGFVRVHTTDGDARTESCDGILGVSSKNGDVDAEVSALRSDTRIETENGDARASLGESLNARVVGKTAHGDVSVSATLDDSEVSDEHVSGTVGDGGPTLRVQSENGDVKIS
- a CDS encoding HIT family protein; its protein translation is MDQIFAPWRIEWVERDGESDADGGDACPFCALPDADDDRENRVVARSDHSFVLLNNYPYNPGHVMVIPYRHSGSWSDLSDEELLDHARLKARTVDALNDALGPDAANAGENLGGGASGGSIEDHLHTHIVPRWNGDTNFMPVIGDTKVIVEALDDTFDRLHEAFAAQEGASVDGSNDAVELDFEFPSDS
- a CDS encoding winged helix-turn-helix transcriptional regulator: MPPEADDKYNEQACSVIDSIQQIGSQWRLIVLHDLQDGEKRFNELKRSTGSSSRTLSRVLDDLQELGFVSRRLEEDAPVATYYSLTPKGESLAPVFDEINCWADEWLTETPAGEDPATVDGESEHAETATAESE
- a CDS encoding metallophosphoesterase family protein, which encodes MSQPRFDADVPHRRIDVDDWDGVYVVGDVHGCRAELEQLLDELGVTEDDLVVFVGDLVRKGPDSAGVVSLVRNADNMFTVRGNNEEKLIRGTKELDALSGEQLAWIRNLPVAISWEDSLVVHGGVDPRKPLADHTIDELENVRALSDADGEPYWWEVYQGPSRVFFGHTPLSAPVARRHAVGLDTGCVYGNELTAYDWREDEFVTVAPDKTVQERAESKWVKPVVVPMQ
- a CDS encoding alpha/beta hydrolase, coding for MSAADPHADQPILTGGTEPEDAEAVVVLVHGRGATARGMLAFADEFHDDGVHYVAPQAQRGTWYPNSFMAPTESNQPHYQSALLHLNRAVEQARETTGLDDEKIIFVGFSQGACLASSYVAQHPSRYGGVVLLSGGFVGPEGAAFDFEGSMAGTPVFLGVSDDDPHVPQSRAEETIAAFDRMDADTRFDLYEGRGHGIFPEEIEYLRTLVASVLP
- a CDS encoding DUF7521 family protein; the encoded protein is MTIAVLSTVTTALTVVVGVFVASLAYRGYRRNDSETMRALVVGIVLIAVVPGLATTGLPAVVEVNDAGVLLVALLSHTLGLVAIYRSLD
- a CDS encoding DUF7521 family protein, whose amino-acid sequence is MIGQVSVTGGSAPVVLSVFTLFAASLVLSVLVTYRFARGYLRTGTRPLLQLAVGMLLLAVVPILLRVSLTTAGIDSNMRILATSVSELFGLLTILYTIYDQ
- a CDS encoding sensor domain-containing protein, which gives rise to MLSDALSGASVGPTLSVRSAVTAPLRLQTYRNLLYLSLAFPLGLLYFLFFSIGFSVGVSLTFVVIGIPILLFVLAAALGLASVERKLATLLLGVSVRSPTTSSDGPLVERVKQLVVSQRTWKAVFYLASKLILGLISFTAIMSLLTTAVSFLMIPFVYDQPGVYVGIVTSEPAVFRPQMLLGWDGLLVGVRTAFRLTSWQVTTLSEALAVAGLGVILGIVTLNILNGLAWLSGQYTVLLLDEDDADASPEANAA
- a CDS encoding ring-cleaving dioxygenase, which translates into the protein MNTTGIHHVTAIADDPNENVRFYTDVLGLRLVKRTVNFDDPHTYHLYYGDETGSPGTALTFFPFGEGRPGRPGRGQAVATSFAVPEGSLDYWRERFADHDVTVGEVEDRFGAEVLPFEDDDGQPLELIEGKTDIEPWVGGPVPEAAAIRGFFGVTLQSKAPDATGRVLELLGFERGDEADDRVRYVAHGDRATVVDLLKREPPRGRPGTGTVHHVAFRAPDTETQMEWREKLTAAGQYVTQQKDRQYFESIYFREPGGVLFEIATDGPGFTADESVESLGSELKLPPWLADDREEIAAHLPPLDAVAGEVSN
- a CDS encoding ArsR/SmtB family transcription factor yields the protein MSTGDRDTDEELVSLLDDRYAREILVETREEPRSADALSEACDASASTIYRRIERLRKHDLLEGQQRLDPDGHHYEVYAARLRKVTIELTPDGFTVTVDCEEDEETAADRFTSLYEELSGT
- a CDS encoding sensor domain-containing protein, with amino-acid sequence MTDTASSTDKGLIRRFFGVPFRVQTYKNLVYLALGFPFGLVSFVTLTSGLTAGAGLSVTLIGIPILLATIAAGTALASVEAGLTRALVGVNASPPKAAAAVSNGTASDDDIMAAIKRFLAEPSTWTSLLVAFLWFIFGLVGFVALTTLSSLSLSMLGAPVLHLFAPGVDMMVGPYVVDTLSESAALTAVGIPLTLVSLHALNALAYAFGRITASLLNVGQTAEN
- a CDS encoding cation diffusion facilitator family transporter, producing the protein MRRVGLVILAVNVGLALAKAGVWWTTGSLAVGSEAVNSASDAVYSVIVLAGLYLTTQPPDFEHPHGHERIEPFVSLFVAVGVFAAGAGVLWNASTSVLNGTYGGSAGVTGVAVLVVSGGVKYGLYRYCLRVGEQTHSPAIIATALDNRNDILTAGAALVGVLGASAGVPILDPIAAGVVSLGIIYTGYEIVRDNVNYLVGAAPPDELTAEILSRALEHPEVKGAHDVVAHYVGPEIDVSLHIEVEGDMTLFEAHDIESKVVESIGELPEVDDVFVHIDPKELGEWKEDDRTEQLFEQRTGEK
- the map gene encoding type II methionyl aminopeptidase, with the protein product MSIGPLDEETVEKYREAGQILRQVLDETAEMVEPGVTHLEVAEYAEDRIYELADGCAFPVNISVNEEASHASPGRDDETEFGEDMVCLDCGVHVDGYIADAAVTVDLSGNAELKEAAEEALDAALDAVAPGVQTGAVGAEIEDVIRGYGYTPVLNLSGHGVEQWDAHTGPNVPNRGAERGIEFEVGDVVAIEPFATTGSGKVTEGAKEEIYSLERDRSVRNRSARQVLEQVKDEYKTLPFAARWIDAPRADIAIQRLKQQNVLHGYPVLKEDDGELVSQAEHTIIVTEDGCEILTE